The genomic DNA ACCTAAAAGGAAACTCAAGTATATACACAAGCTTCCCATCAACAAAACCACTCACTAAAATATGTGGATTTTTCTTTAAATCTTTCTTTAATCTCTCCTCAGTGTAATCACTAAAATTACCCTTGCCATTCAATTTTTCCTTCCCAGACCTATTTATATTTTGTGGTTTAACCTCACAATATCTTTCTTCACCCTTAAGTTCTCGTCTGTATCCGTTATATCCAAGCTTTTCTAATAACGGTTCATACCCTGCTAACCAAATTGTTAAAAGCTCCCTTAACTTAGAAGAATTTTTATCATTCATGTAAAGTTCAAGTAGCTCCCTAAAAGTTGATATTAATTCGTCAGTTGAAAGCCCGCTAAGAAAACTCTTAAATTTTTCATCTCCTTCAGTGCTGTGTAACTTTATCACTTCCCTTAATTTTTCACTTAAGCTCATTACCACTGAATTTTTAAATTATTTTACTAAAATCAGCCTATAAATCCAAAGTTTTACAACTCATTTAATTTTGCTTTAAACTCACGAATTCCGTCCTCAACCCCATATGGTTTTAAACCAAGTTCAGATTCCGCTTTCAAAGTTATCAAACCCGATTTCAGTGGTCGTGGAGCTATTTGATTTAATTCGGATGTTTTGACAGGAGTTATAAGTTCTCTATCAAACCCGAAAATCTCCGCAAGTTTCACCGCAAATGTGTATCTATCCACAAAATCCTTTCCCCCAACATTGTAAATTCCTTCTTTGTCAAACTCAACAATTTTCAAAATAGCAAATGCAAGGTCATCAACATAGGTTGGATTTCCAATCTGATCTGTTACAACTTTTATACTTTCCCCGTTTGAGAGTTTTTGGTAAAGCCATAGGGCAAAATTACTTTTAACATTTTTCCCAACGCCATAAAGAACATTAGTCCTTAAAATTGCAAACCTTATCCCACCGATTTTTATCTCATTTTCGCTCGCAAGTTTTGTCCTCCCGTAATAATTAATTGGATTCGGGATCGCATCCTCTGTGTATGGACCGTTTTTCCCATCAAATATATAATCAGTTGAAATGTGAATCAACTTTGCATCAACTCTTCTTGCTGAATTAACTAAATTACGAACACCTTCAACATTTACCCGCCAGGCAAGTTCCCGATTAGTTTCGCAACCATCAACATTTGTATAAGCAGCTGTGTTAATTATAACATCTGGGCGGAAATAAACGACAAGATTTTTAACATCACTTCTGGATGTTATATCAAGCATTGTATAATCAAATCCCCCAAAATCAAGAAATGTTCTTGCATCTTTCGCCGTTGCAAGGATTTCAGAATCCGTACTTTTCAGAAACATCTTCAAAACACTTTGACCCAAAAGCCCGTGACATCCTGTTATCATAATCCTCATTTCTTCACAAGCTCTTTAAGTTTATCTATATGCGTTGAACCTGGAATTGTTGCATTTAATCCAGCGACATAATTCGCAAATTCAGCTGATATAACAGGTTCTAAAGTTTTTGAATACCTATAGAAGAAAGCAGAGCCGAAAACATCACCACAACCCGTTGGATCAACAACATCAACCTCAAAAGCTTTAAGATCCACTCTTTTAAGCCCATTGGCAAAATAATAAACCGTTGCCCCAAGATTAGCTTTAGTTATAACCATTACCTTAACCCCGAGATCTAAAACATTTCTCGCCAATGTATCATCATCCCAGCATTCTTCACCAATTGACCTTGCTTCAAATTCATTCATCTGAATTGTATCTACATTTTCAAGCCATTCCTTCCAATTAGGCATTCTTCTTCTAAATCTTACATTTTTCTCATCAACGCCAAGCGTTGCACTATGAATGTCAAAATGTATGTATCCATTAAAATCACTACGCAGTTTCCTCAAAGTTTCAAGTTCAACATCAAATCCTGAAATCATATTTATGAAAATACCGTCAACTCCAACCTCAAGCAAAAATTTTAATCTCTCAAACTCAATTGGTTTTGCGATGTGCATTGAACATTCCGTTCTTTCATTTCTATCCTGATAAAAAAGATGAACACGATTAGTAAACCCCGAAAATTTAAAGATCCCATCAGTTACAACATTTGGATAAATTTTTATCCTTTCAATGAATTTATCATAATCAACATCTCCAACGCCAAAAACAGGATAAATAATATCCTCATCGTCAACTATGTTTGCAAGCGACGCAAGCGAAAAAAAGATTCCACCATAACTTTGAACTTCACTTCCATCGGGGAGATGAATCACATCAAGACATAGATGTCCAACAAGACCATATTTCATAACTTTGAACCTTGTTTTCTAAACTCCTCAAGTTTTTTCCTCAGTTCTTCATTTTGCAAAGCGAGTATCTCCACAGCAAGAACAGCTGCATTTATCGCGCCTGCTTTTCCAATTGCAACAGTCGCAACCGGTATCCCAGAGGGCATTTGAACGATTGAGTAAAGAGCATCAACCCCATTTAACTCCGAAGATGGAAGCGGAACCCCAATCACAGGTAAGCTCGTATTTGCAGCTATAATCCCAGGCAAATGTGCAGCCATCCCAGCACCAGCAATTATAACTTTGAAGCCATTAGATTCAGCACTCCGTGCAAACTCAATCGTTTCAATCGGATTTCTATGCGCAGATAAAACTCTTTTCTCATAATCAACCCCAAAGTGCTGAAGATATTTCTCACAGTGTTGCATTATTTCCTCATCGCTTTTGCTTCCCATTAATATTGCAACCTTTGACATATATTACTGAATTTTGTTTTTATTGCAGTTTTTCCACAAAAATTCAATAATCTTTTCACGATATCCATCTCCAAGGACCTCCCACGAATTCACATGCCCAGCTCCCTCAACAAGTAAAATTTCGCTATTTGAAGTATAGCGATGCAAAACAATAGAATGCCACGGTTTAACTGTTTCATCGTTCTTCCCATGAATGTAAAGAACAGGACACGAAACTTTCTTAACATATTCAATTGGCGATATCTCGTTGACCTTTATGCCCGATGTCCTTTCAACATTTTCAAGAACTTTATTTATTAAAAACTTAGGAGAAAATTTAAACTTCACCTTATGGTAATCAAAAATAAGGTCATAAAAATTTGCGAAACTTCCCTCTGCTATGATTGCACAAACCCTGTTATCAACCCCTGCGGTTTGAATTGCAACTGCACCGCCAAGCGAAATTCCAAAAAGTGCAATCGGAACATCTGGAAATCTCTTCAAAAGAAAACTTATCCACTCCGAAACATCAAACTTTTCAAGATAACCATATGTGCAAAAACTTCCTCCGCTTTCACCGTGATAACGAAGATCTATAAGAAGAACATTGTATCCCGCCTCGCTCAAAAATTTTGCCCTTTTCAATCCAAACGCTTTGTTCGTATAGGTTCCGTGAATGTAAATCACATTCCCAACCAGATTTGACCTCGTTTTTACAAGCCATCCTTTTAAAGTTACACCGTCAAATGATTTTATCTCAACATTTTCATAATCAAGCCCAAGCTCAGACGGCGATGAAATTATTTTCCCATCAATTAAAAAATTTTTTTGCCTTGGTTTTAAAATCATTGATGGACCCACGAAATTAACAAGCAAGAAATAAGCAAGCAATATAACAAGAGCAAGAATTAAAATTAATATCGCCATTTTCTTTTATCACCTACTTTTTGAATTTTTCCTGTTATAAATTCCAATCGCAAGCAGAAAGCTTAAACTCATAGCCATAGCCCCAAGAATAAATGGTGATTTATGCCCGAAATTTCCATAAAAAAATCCACCTGTTGAAGGACCAAACACACGAGCTAAACTTGAAAGCGATTGCCCGAACCCAAGCGTGACACCTTGAATCTCAGCCCTTGCTTGTCTTGAAATTAAACTTAACACACTTGGAGTTGTTATCCCGCTGCCAAATGTAAAAAATGTGGCAAAAATTAAAAATTGAGAAAAATGAACTGAAAACACCATCCCGAGCAAACCCAAACCCATAAAAAATGTTCCTGCGATTAAAATTTTCTCCTCCTTAAACTTTTTCGTCAACTTCCCAACAAGATAACCCTGTGTCAGCACACCTATCATCCCAATATAACCAAACAACAACCCATTGTGGGAAGCATCAAAATCAAACATATCTTTCGTGAAAAGCGGAAATACAACATAGTTTATTGAAATACCAAATGTTATCACAAAAAATGTGAAATAAAGAAAAAGTAAAATTTTATCCCGTGCGATTTCAAAAACGCTATCACCATAGTTTGATCTATAATACTTATGCCCTTTCGGTTCAGGGAGAAACTTATAAGCAAGGATGAAATTCAAAAGTGAAAGCCCAGATGCAAAGAGAATTGGAACATTATACCCAAATTTGCTCAAAATTCCCCCGATGAATGGTCCAACTACAAATCCTATCCCAAACCCAGCTCCAACTATCCCCATCCCCTTTGCCCTTTCCTCAGGTGGAGTAATATCGGCTATATACGCCTGCGCAGTCGCTATGTTTGCCCCCATCAATCCAGCGAGCATCCTTGAAAGAAAAAGAACAAAAAGCGAATTCGCAAAAGCAAAAATCAAATATGAAACGAAAGAACCAAAAACACTTATAAGTATAACTGGTCTTCGCCCAATTTTATCCGAAATCCTTCCCCATATAGGATTGAAAATGAACTGCATAAATGAAAATGAAGAAACAAGCAAACCAATCTGGTATGATTTCGCTCCAAAACTAAGCGCATAAAATGGTAAAAGCGGAATCACTATGCCAAATCCAATCAAGTCTATTAAAACAGTCAAAAAAATAACGCCAAATCGGTTCCTCATCAACTCAATCTTAATTTTTTTAAAAATTTAAAAACAAACAACCGCTATTCCAAATTTTAGCAAAATCCCGACAAAATTTTTGAAAAAATTCAAATGAATCTTTGACTTTAAAAACAAATTGTGCTATATTAATGGTGAGTTTACTTAAGAAAATCAAAAATTTTTATGAGAGAAATAATAACGAAAACGATCAAAAAGGTTACACTTGAACTTATCTATGAAGTTGTTGATGAAAGGACAAAAAGCATTTTTGAGATGTTAAACGAGATAAAACGAAGACAGGAAGAAGATTTCAGATATCTTAACAGCAAAATAGATACACAAATTGGACAGCTAAGGCAAGAGATGGGACAACTAAGACAGGAAATGGGGCAAGAAATCGGACAATTGAGACAGGAAATCGGACAACTAAGACAGGAAATGGGACAGCTAAGACAAGAAATCACCCAGCTTAGTCAAAGACTTGACTCACAAATAGCTCAACTCAATCAAAAGGTTGATTCACAAATAGCGCAGCTTAATCAAAAGATTGATTCTCAAATAGCTCAACTTAACCAGAGAATTGATACAGTCATACAACTTCTCATTGATTTAAAGAAATGATAAGCGGAAGATAATTAAAAGTGTCCATAGATAAATTTCTAAAAGGGATAGAGGAATTTAACAGCGAGCTTTTCTTTGAATGCCATGATACACTTGAAGAGATTTGGAACGGGGAGAAAGACCCAGAGATCAAAAAATTTTATCATGGTTTGATTCATATAACTGTTGGATTTTACCATCTCACTAACTTTAATTTCAAAGGTGCGAAAAGCCAATTCAAAAAAGCAATTGACAAACTTGACAATTATCCTGATATTTACATGAACATAAAACTTTCCGAACTTCTATCCAATGTAAAATTATGGCTTAAAAAAATAGAAAACACCCCAAACACAGCAAGTTTTAATTTAAACCCCGAGGATTTACCAAAAATAAAATTTGCTAATGAAAATGAAAATAGGAAAATATGAAATTCACTCAATTGAAACAGGTCGTTTTAAACTTGATGGTGGCGCTATGTTCGGAATCGTTCCAAAAACAATTTGGGATAAATTAAATCCAAGCGACGATAGAAATAGAATTGAACTTGCATTGAGAACGCTCTTGATCATAACTGACAATAGAAAAATTCTCGTTGATACTGGCATAGGGAAAAAGTGGGAAGAGAAGTATATTGACATTTACGGGATTGATCACACAAAATACACGCTTGAGGATTCACTTGCTAAACTTGGTCTGAAAACGGACGATATAACCGATGTTATTTTAACACATCTTCACTTTGACCACGCTGGAGGTGCAACAATGATTGACACTGATGGGATTATAAAACCAACTTTTAAAAATGCAACTTATTATGTGCAAAAGCGAAACCTTGAACTTGCAATGAACCCAAATGAAAAAGATAGAGCAAGCTACTTAGCTGAAAATTTTATCCCACTTATTGAATTTAACCAACTTGAAATCGTTGATGGTGAATTTGAAATTTTTGACGGGATTGAACTTATCGTCTCCGATGGACACACAATTGGTCAGCAACTCGTGAAGGTCTCCGATGGAGAAAAAACGATTGTTTACTGTGGCGATTTAATCCCAACATCTTCCCATATCCCGATTCCCTATGTCATGGCGTATGACCTACAACCCTTGATAACGATGGAAGAAAAGAAAAAACTTTTGAAAAAAGCAGTTGATGAAAACTGGATTTTGTTTTTTGAACATGACCCATACGCTGATTGTGCAACCGTAAAACAAGGCAAAAAATATGTTGAGCTTGATAAAAGATTTAATCTCTCTGAACTATCTTAAATTTTTAAACTATATCCCTGAAACGAGTATAAAAACTCCAGTAAGAGCGATCACTGCCCCCGCAATTGTATGAGAATATCTCTCAATCCTTTCAAGTTTGATAAGTTGAACGCCAAGATAACCGAGCAATGCTTGACCAATCATCATAATCCATGTAACAACACTAAAAACAATTGCTACTGTAATAACCCCAGCAAGTTTAAACTTAAGCGATATAAAAAACAATGGGATCAACGGCTCACACGGACCAAGGACAAAAACCGCAAACAATGTCCAAATAGTGACAGTTTTTCTATTCAAAATTTTTTCATCAACTATCTCATGCCTATGTGGATGTCTTGCATGTTTTAATCCCCAAAGAGCATAGGCAATCCCAAAGCCAATCAAAAGCCACAATCCCACTTCCCCACGTAATGCCTCAAACCCTTCAAGTTTGCTCAACTCCATTCCTATAAATAAACCTATAAAACCAAGCAAAATAGAAGAACCAACATGACCAATTCCACCAATAAATGTTACAAATACCAACTTTCTTACTGACCACTTTTGAGCTTTCCCTATCATTACAAATGGAAGCCAATGATCGGGAGCAAGCGCATGGACAAACGCAATTGATGCAGTGCTTAAAATCAAAGTTAAAAATGAAGCATCATTCATTACAAGTCTCCCTATTTTGTTTTTACCCATGAAATTATTTCTTTCAAACTTGGGAATTTGCCATAACTTAAAATTGCAACCCTGAAAATTCTACCAGAAACCCAAATCATCCCGATGACAGATAAAAGAAGCAAAAACATTGTTGCGATGATTTCCCACATCGCTGGCATTTTAATTGGAATCCGTGCAACCATAAAAGGAGCAGTGAAAACAGGAACAAAGGATAAAATTTTTATCAAAGGTGAATCAGGATTTTGCATAATCAAAAAAGCAAATGCAATTGGAAAAACCATAATTAAACTCACATATCCAGCCACCTGTTGTGCTTCATATTCTGAATTCACAGGCGCACCAATTGCAACGAAAACAGCTGAATAAAAGAGGTAACCAAGAATGAAATAGATTAAAGAAATTAACAATATCTCAAAATTTATCAATGTTATCGCATAACCAGAAAGGAAATAAAATGCAACAAGCCCCCATATCAACATCTGTGTTAATCCAACAAGACCAAGCCCAATTATCTTCCCAGCCATCAACTGATTTGCAGTGCATGAGGAGAGAAGAACTTCAATCACACGATTTGATTTCTCCTCAACAACACTTCTTATTAACATCTGCCCACCAGTCATTACAAGAATCATCAAAGCAAAAATAAAGATATAAGAGCTGAAAAATATCCCAACGAAATCAGCCTTCTCTTCCTCACCCT from Candidatus Kryptobacter tengchongensis includes the following:
- a CDS encoding ABC-2 type transport system permease protein, whose product is MSKVFIIAWWEYITKVRTKAFLISIVLMPIIIVGFSILPTILAEKADVRQKFIGVIDQTNWVFNELKDKLEREFKLPDGRSNYVLFEIKFVNEYQSLSQLKEIANREVVEGKIEGYLIIPKNFGEDTLTFQYVGQNVGNIRDIERFKSILQEIVIGANLERYGVGKDKVEQIVKSVKYTTVKISKKGEEEKADFVGIFFSSYIFIFALMILVMTGGQMLIRSVVEEKSNRVIEVLLSSCTANQLMAGKIIGLGLVGLTQMLIWGLVAFYFLSGYAITLINFEILLISLIYFILGYLFYSAVFVAIGAPVNSEYEAQQVAGYVSLIMVFPIAFAFLIMQNPDSPLIKILSFVPVFTAPFMVARIPIKMPAMWEIIATMFLLLLSVIGMIWVSGRIFRVAILSYGKFPSLKEIISWVKTK
- a CDS encoding Glyoxylase, beta-lactamase superfamily II, with protein sequence MKIGKYEIHSIETGRFKLDGGAMFGIVPKTIWDKLNPSDDRNRIELALRTLLIITDNRKILVDTGIGKKWEEKYIDIYGIDHTKYTLEDSLAKLGLKTDDITDVILTHLHFDHAGGATMIDTDGIIKPTFKNATYYVQKRNLELAMNPNEKDRASYLAENFIPLIEFNQLEIVDGEFEIFDGIELIVSDGHTIGQQLVKVSDGEKTIVYCGDLIPTSSHIPIPYVMAYDLQPLITMEEKKKLLKKAVDENWILFFEHDPYADCATVKQGKKYVELDKRFNLSELS
- a CDS encoding Multidrug resistance protein, with amino-acid sequence MRNRFGVIFLTVLIDLIGFGIVIPLLPFYALSFGAKSYQIGLLVSSFSFMQFIFNPIWGRISDKIGRRPVILISVFGSFVSYLIFAFANSLFVLFLSRMLAGLMGANIATAQAYIADITPPEERAKGMGIVGAGFGIGFVVGPFIGGILSKFGYNVPILFASGLSLLNFILAYKFLPEPKGHKYYRSNYGDSVFEIARDKILLFLYFTFFVITFGISINYVVFPLFTKDMFDFDASHNGLLFGYIGMIGVLTQGYLVGKLTKKFKEEKILIAGTFFMGLGLLGMVFSVHFSQFLIFATFFTFGSGITTPSVLSLISRQARAEIQGVTLGFGQSLSSLARVFGPSTGGFFYGNFGHKSPFILGAMAMSLSFLLAIGIYNRKNSKSR
- a CDS encoding 5-(carboxyamino)imidazole ribonucleotide mutase; the protein is MSKVAILMGSKSDEEIMQHCEKYLQHFGVDYEKRVLSAHRNPIETIEFARSAESNGFKVIIAGAGMAAHLPGIIAANTSLPVIGVPLPSSELNGVDALYSIVQMPSGIPVATVAIGKAGAINAAVLAVEILALQNEELRKKLEEFRKQGSKL
- a CDS encoding dTDP-4-dehydrorhamnose reductase, which gives rise to MRIMITGCHGLLGQSVLKMFLKSTDSEILATAKDARTFLDFGGFDYTMLDITSRSDVKNLVVYFRPDVIINTAAYTNVDGCETNRELAWRVNVEGVRNLVNSARRVDAKLIHISTDYIFDGKNGPYTEDAIPNPINYYGRTKLASENEIKIGGIRFAILRTNVLYGVGKNVKSNFALWLYQKLSNGESIKVVTDQIGNPTYVDDLAFAILKIVEFDKEGIYNVGGKDFVDRYTFAVKLAEIFGFDRELITPVKTSELNQIAPRPLKSGLITLKAESELGLKPYGVEDGIREFKAKLNEL
- a CDS encoding Sugar or nucleoside kinase, ribokinase family; this encodes MKYGLVGHLCLDVIHLPDGSEVQSYGGIFFSLASLANIVDDEDIIYPVFGVGDVDYDKFIERIKIYPNVVTDGIFKFSGFTNRVHLFYQDRNERTECSMHIAKPIEFERLKFLLEVGVDGIFINMISGFDVELETLRKLRSDFNGYIHFDIHSATLGVDEKNVRFRRRMPNWKEWLENVDTIQMNEFEARSIGEECWDDDTLARNVLDLGVKVMVITKANLGATVYYFANGLKRVDLKAFEVDVVDPTGCGDVFGSAFFYRYSKTLEPVISAEFANYVAGLNATIPGSTHIDKLKELVKK